From the Cryptomeria japonica chromosome 2, Sugi_1.0, whole genome shotgun sequence genome, one window contains:
- the LOC131859483 gene encoding putative pentatricopeptide repeat-containing protein At1g09680 — MNLDAFLPLPDKVTFTAVIDGLCKDGRTDKAWDCFHDMSRKGIQPNVITYNALIFSLCELHESNREKEAITLISEMENRGHLPHVTTYNTLTCAFCKTRDMNMVGNVLEEMATSDLKPDEMTYSTVIDGLCKAGDLSRAHSLMNKMLHEGLTPDAVTYNCLIDAHCRIGKQARQGFLNAERDERAKGLVPRIVTYNIILCTLRHRHDLEKTFLLMDQMKKEGCAPSDATVQILDWLVGLGQMKKLWNFANDDSFIISRDA; from the exons atgAATTTGGATGCATTTCTCCCTTTGCCTGATAAAGTAACATTTACAGCAGTTATTGATGGACTGTGCAAAGATGGCAGAACAGACAAGGCTTGGGATTGTTTTCATGACATGTCCAGAAAGGGTATCCAGCCGAATGTGATTACTTATAATGCATTGATATTCAGCCTATGTGAATTGCATGAG AGTAATAGGGAAAAGGAAGCAATTACGCTTATTTCTGAGATGGAAAACAGGGGGCATCTTCCTCATGTAACTACATATAATACACTAACATGTGCATTCTGTAAAACAAGAGACATGAACATGGTAGGAAACGTGTTAGAGGAGATGGCAACAAGTGATTTGAAACCTGATGAAATGACTTACAGCACAGTCATTGATGGTCTGTGCAAGGCAGGAGATCTTTCTAGAGCACATTCTCTCATGAATAAGATGCTTCATGAAGGCTTGACTCCTGATGCAGTCACTTATAATTGTCTGATTGATGCCCATTGCAGAATTG GAAAACAAGCTAGACAGGGCTTTCTCAATGCTGAACGAGATGAGAGAGCAAAAGGTTTGGTTCcaagaattgtcacatataatataATACTTTGTACCTTACGCCATAGACATGACCTTGAAAAAACCTTTTTgttgatggatcaaatgaagaaagaaggcTGTGCTCCGAGTGATGCAACTGTTCAGATACTTGACTGGCTGGTTGGTCTTGGTCAAATGAAAAAATTATGGAACTTTGCAAATGATGATTCTTTTATTATTTCTAGGGATGCATAA